One stretch of Skermanella mucosa DNA includes these proteins:
- a CDS encoding DoxX family protein, with the protein MQHVRTLDRYTPYALAALRIVTALIFMEHGTQKLFGFPAPPANGLPAVMSLHWIGAVMEFGGGLLILAGLFTRPVAFLLAGEMAVAYWMFHAPRSFFPVLNGGDAAILYCFVFLLLVFTGPGALSLDSRRDKAVSRSALEH; encoded by the coding sequence ATGCAACACGTAAGAACCCTTGATCGCTACACGCCCTATGCCCTGGCGGCGCTACGGATCGTGACGGCCCTGATCTTCATGGAGCATGGCACGCAGAAACTGTTCGGGTTTCCGGCCCCGCCGGCGAATGGGCTGCCCGCCGTCATGTCGCTCCATTGGATCGGCGCCGTCATGGAATTCGGCGGCGGTCTGCTGATCCTGGCAGGGCTGTTCACGCGGCCCGTCGCGTTCCTGCTCGCCGGCGAGATGGCGGTGGCGTACTGGATGTTCCATGCTCCCCGAAGCTTTTTCCCGGTGCTGAACGGCGGCGATGCCGCCATCCTCTACTGCTTCGTGTTCCTGCTGCTCGTGTTCACGGGGCCTGGTGCTTTAAGTCTCGATAGCAGGCGAGACAAGGCCGTCTCCCGATCCGCTCTGGAGCACTGA